One Stenotrophomonas oahuensis genomic region harbors:
- the dinB gene encoding DNA polymerase IV, with product MSALRKIIHVDMDAFYASVEQRDNPSLRGKPVVVAWKGARSVVCAASYEARVFGVRSAMPALRAERLCPDAVFVPPDFTRYKAVSRQVREIFLRHTDLVEPLSLDEAYLDVTAHKGGMTVATEIAQLIRAQIREETQLTASAGIAPNKFLAKIASDWRKPDGQFVVPPHRIEQFLTPLPVKRVPGVGKVMEGKLSELGIVTVGDLRALPLEALQARFGSFGESLYRRARGIDNRPVEPDQPVQSISAEDTFAEDLPLEALEPAIVELAARTWQATRKTERVGHTVVLKLKTSQFRIITRSFTPEAPPASLEELRDIALALRARVDLPVETRYRLVGVGLGGFREPDEVVQPGLFDA from the coding sequence GTGTCCGCCCTTCGCAAGATCATTCATGTCGACATGGACGCCTTCTACGCGTCGGTGGAGCAGCGCGACAATCCGTCGCTGCGCGGCAAGCCGGTGGTCGTGGCGTGGAAGGGCGCGCGCTCGGTGGTGTGCGCGGCCTCGTATGAAGCGCGCGTGTTCGGGGTGCGCTCGGCGATGCCGGCGTTGCGTGCGGAACGGTTGTGCCCGGATGCGGTGTTCGTACCGCCGGATTTCACCCGTTACAAGGCGGTGTCACGGCAGGTGCGCGAGATCTTCCTGCGCCACACCGATCTGGTCGAGCCGTTGTCGCTGGACGAGGCTTATCTGGACGTCACCGCGCACAAGGGCGGCATGACCGTGGCTACCGAGATCGCGCAGCTGATCCGCGCGCAGATCCGCGAGGAAACCCAGCTGACCGCCTCGGCCGGCATTGCGCCGAACAAATTCCTGGCCAAGATCGCCTCGGACTGGCGCAAGCCGGACGGGCAGTTCGTGGTGCCCCCGCATCGGATTGAGCAGTTCCTGACCCCGCTGCCGGTCAAGCGCGTGCCGGGCGTGGGCAAGGTGATGGAAGGCAAGCTCAGCGAACTGGGCATCGTCACCGTCGGCGATCTGCGTGCGCTGCCGCTGGAGGCGCTGCAGGCGCGTTTCGGCAGCTTCGGTGAAAGCCTGTACCGGCGCGCGCGCGGCATCGACAACCGGCCGGTGGAGCCGGATCAGCCGGTGCAGTCGATTTCCGCTGAGGACACCTTTGCCGAGGACCTGCCGCTGGAGGCGCTGGAGCCGGCGATTGTCGAGCTGGCCGCGCGCACCTGGCAGGCCACCCGCAAGACCGAGCGGGTGGGGCACACCGTGGTGCTGAAGTTGAAGACGTCGCAGTTCCGGATCATCACCCGCAGCTTTACTCCGGAAGCACCACCGGCGTCGCTGGAGGAACTGCGCGATATCGCGCTGGCACTGCGGGCGCGGGTGGACCTGCCGGTGGAAACGCGGTACCGGTTGGTGGGGGTGGGGTTGGGTGGGTTCCGCGAGCCGGACGAGGTTGTACAGCCGGGGTTGTTTGACGCATGA
- the gph gene encoding phosphoglycolate phosphatase (PGP is an essential enzyme in the glycolate salvage pathway in higher organisms (photorespiration in plants). Phosphoglycolate results from the oxidase activity of RubisCO in the Calvin cycle when concentrations of carbon dioxide are low relative to oxygen. This enzyme is a member of the Haloacid Dehalogenase (HAD) superfamily of aspartate-nucleophile hydrolase enzymes (PF00702).) produces MPYPYPLVIFDLDGTLVDSAADIAEALNRTLDDVHLPRVPEATVHTWIGDGVRRLVEQAFTAANHDADPNAVMPGFMRHYEECLLRSPRLYDGVVPALEALREQGVTLAICTNKPHAMVGPLLAHLGVQGYFALVLGGDSLPERKPSGAPLRHIAAAFDVAPSDALMVGDSITDYRAAVDAGMPIALVRYGYPRGLDLEAVQAVAVMDDLRELIAD; encoded by the coding sequence TTGCCTTACCCCTACCCGCTGGTGATCTTCGACCTCGACGGCACCCTGGTCGACAGCGCCGCCGACATCGCCGAAGCCCTCAACCGCACCTTGGACGATGTGCACCTGCCGCGCGTCCCCGAAGCCACCGTCCACACCTGGATCGGCGACGGCGTGCGTCGTCTGGTCGAACAGGCCTTCACCGCAGCCAATCACGATGCTGATCCGAACGCCGTCATGCCCGGTTTCATGCGCCACTACGAGGAATGCCTGCTGCGCAGCCCGCGCTTGTATGACGGCGTGGTGCCCGCACTGGAAGCACTGCGAGAGCAAGGCGTCACGTTGGCCATCTGCACCAACAAACCGCACGCGATGGTGGGCCCGCTGCTCGCGCATCTGGGCGTGCAGGGCTACTTCGCGTTGGTACTGGGAGGCGACTCGCTGCCGGAGCGCAAGCCCAGCGGCGCGCCATTGCGACATATCGCAGCCGCCTTCGATGTCGCACCTTCGGATGCGTTGATGGTCGGCGATTCGATCACCGACTATCGCGCGGCGGTAGATGCCGGCATGCCCATTGCGCTGGTGCGTTACGGCTATCCGCGCGGGCTGGACCTGGAGGCCGTGCAGGCGGTGGCGGTGATGGATGATCTGCGCGAATTGATCGCGGATTGA
- a CDS encoding TfoX/Sxy family protein, protein MSAKLRNIGPKSAAWLRQVGLRTPEDLAAIGAVGAFVKVKRAGFKPSLNLLYSLEGALQDCHWQELPEARRTTLVAEYEAIIAEQPLKKAPPASGPVYERVVDEEEEDGHEDP, encoded by the coding sequence ATGAGCGCCAAGCTGCGCAACATCGGCCCCAAGAGTGCTGCCTGGCTGCGCCAGGTCGGGTTGCGCACGCCGGAGGATCTGGCCGCCATCGGGGCGGTCGGGGCCTTCGTGAAGGTCAAGCGGGCCGGTTTCAAGCCCAGCTTGAACCTGTTGTATTCGTTGGAAGGCGCGCTGCAGGACTGCCATTGGCAGGAACTGCCGGAAGCGCGCCGCACCACCCTGGTGGCGGAGTACGAGGCGATCATTGCCGAGCAGCCGCTGAAGAAGGCTCCGCCGGCGTCTGGGCCGGTGTATGAGCGGGTGGTGGATGAGGAAGAAGAAGACGGGCACGAAGACCCGTAG
- the btuB gene encoding TonB-dependent vitamin B12 receptor, with the protein MKLQTLTLAVLSALPLLAAAQDDATALDQVLVTATRTPIALQDSIAPAQVIDRAEIERSQSASLQDLLRGRAGINLNNSGGLGKQSSLFLRGTNSAHTLVLVDGVRINTGDLGLAMIQDLPLEQIERVEIVRGPQSSLYGADAIGGVIQIFTRRNTGTFAPHFQLGGGSNGLREASGGIGGSGERGWFGTDIAYQHTDGINSCRGDAATFAGCGADEPDRDGYRNLSMSLRGGYALTDSLSVEGTALRAEGENHYDGYYNYSETLQQVLGGKVRYAPSERFTLTANVGRADNESDNYNDSTWLGAAQTHRDSASVQADIGVAEGQLLSAGVDWSQDNLDGSSAGYLVDSRDNTGVFVQYQARFGAHHLQASARNDDNEQFGNHTTGSLGWGMDLGGGFRLNASYGTAFKAPTFSDLYDPWSGVPTLDPEESKSANLGIAQQGDGWRWGLDVYETRIDDLITYDATTFMMSQVEKARIRGAELTGSLSVAGFDFNAQLSHTDPRNRTDGSAQFDNLLARRAQNTARLDVDRSFGGFRAGVTAFGAGKRYDNAANTVRLAGYGTVDLRLEYAISRDWSVLGRVSNVFDREYETVAWYNQPGREYRLSIRYQPK; encoded by the coding sequence ATGAAGCTGCAAACCCTTACCCTGGCCGTGCTGAGCGCACTGCCGCTGCTGGCCGCCGCACAGGACGATGCCACCGCGCTGGACCAGGTGCTGGTCACCGCCACGCGTACCCCGATTGCCCTGCAGGACAGCATCGCACCGGCACAGGTGATCGACCGCGCCGAGATCGAGCGCAGCCAGTCGGCGTCGCTGCAGGACCTGCTGCGTGGCCGCGCCGGCATCAATCTCAACAACAGCGGTGGGCTGGGCAAGCAGAGCTCACTGTTCCTGCGTGGCACCAATTCCGCCCACACCCTGGTGCTGGTGGACGGCGTGCGCATCAACACCGGCGACCTGGGCCTGGCGATGATCCAGGACCTGCCGCTGGAGCAGATTGAACGCGTGGAAATCGTGCGCGGCCCGCAGTCCAGCCTGTACGGTGCCGATGCGATTGGGGGCGTGATCCAGATCTTCACCCGCCGCAACACCGGCACCTTTGCCCCGCACTTCCAGCTCGGTGGCGGCAGCAACGGCCTGCGCGAGGCCAGCGGCGGCATTGGCGGCAGCGGCGAGCGCGGCTGGTTCGGCACCGATATCGCCTATCAGCACACCGATGGCATCAACAGCTGCCGTGGCGATGCAGCCACCTTTGCCGGCTGTGGCGCGGACGAACCCGACCGCGACGGCTACCGCAACCTGTCGATGAGCCTGCGCGGCGGCTATGCGCTGACCGACTCGCTCAGCGTCGAAGGCACCGCGCTACGCGCCGAAGGCGAGAACCACTACGACGGCTACTACAACTACTCGGAAACCCTGCAGCAGGTGCTGGGCGGCAAGGTGCGCTATGCGCCGAGCGAGCGCTTCACCCTGACCGCCAACGTCGGTCGCGCCGACAATGAGTCGGACAACTACAACGACAGCACCTGGCTGGGTGCGGCGCAGACCCACCGCGACAGCGCCTCGGTGCAGGCCGACATCGGCGTGGCCGAGGGCCAGCTGCTCAGTGCGGGGGTGGACTGGAGCCAGGACAACCTGGACGGCAGCAGCGCCGGCTATCTGGTCGACAGCCGTGACAACACCGGCGTATTCGTGCAGTACCAGGCCCGCTTCGGTGCACACCACCTTCAGGCCAGCGCGCGCAACGACGACAACGAGCAGTTCGGCAACCACACCACCGGCAGCCTGGGCTGGGGCATGGACCTGGGCGGCGGCTTCCGTTTGAATGCCAGCTACGGCACCGCGTTCAAGGCTCCTACCTTCAGCGACCTGTATGACCCGTGGAGCGGCGTGCCGACGCTGGACCCGGAAGAATCCAAAAGTGCCAATCTCGGCATCGCGCAGCAGGGCGACGGCTGGCGCTGGGGTCTGGATGTGTATGAAACCCGCATCGATGATCTGATCACCTACGACGCCACCACTTTCATGATGTCGCAGGTGGAGAAGGCACGCATCCGCGGTGCCGAACTGACCGGTTCGCTCAGCGTGGCAGGCTTTGACTTCAATGCGCAGCTCAGCCACACCGATCCGCGCAACCGTACCGACGGCAGTGCCCAGTTCGACAACTTGCTGGCGCGTCGTGCGCAGAACACCGCGCGTCTGGATGTGGATCGCAGTTTCGGTGGGTTCCGTGCTGGCGTCACTGCGTTCGGGGCTGGAAAGCGTTACGACAATGCGGCCAACACGGTGCGCTTGGCGGGGTATGGCACGGTCGACCTGCGTCTGGAATATGCGATCAGCCGCGACTGGTCGGTGCTGGGGCGGGTGAGCAATGTGTTTGATCGTGAGTACGAAACCGTGGCCTGGTACAACCAGCCGGGGCGTGAGTACCGGTTGAGCATTCGTTACCAGCCGAAATGA
- the msrB gene encoding peptide-methionine (R)-S-oxide reductase MsrB, which translates to MRLTRRKLLGVSALGVAGGLLGLTACSRAAPVAAAEPARKFEVMRTEAQWQQQLTPAQYSVLRRKGTERPYSSPLNKEHRKGTFTCAGCALPLFSSSTKFDSGTGWPSFWAPLHDAVGEDRDTSYGMVRVEAHCRRCGGHLGHVFDDGPRPTGLRYCMNGVAMNFIEGTS; encoded by the coding sequence ATGCGCCTGACCCGTCGCAAACTGCTCGGCGTAAGTGCCCTGGGGGTGGCCGGCGGCCTGCTTGGCCTGACCGCCTGCAGCCGCGCCGCCCCGGTGGCCGCCGCCGAACCGGCGCGCAAATTCGAGGTGATGCGTACCGAGGCGCAGTGGCAGCAGCAGCTGACCCCGGCGCAGTACTCGGTGCTGCGCCGCAAGGGCACCGAGCGCCCGTACAGCAGCCCGCTCAACAAGGAGCACCGCAAGGGCACGTTCACCTGTGCCGGCTGTGCGCTGCCGCTGTTCTCCTCGTCGACCAAGTTCGACAGCGGCACTGGCTGGCCGAGCTTCTGGGCCCCGCTGCATGACGCCGTGGGCGAGGACCGCGACACCAGCTACGGCATGGTGCGGGTGGAAGCGCACTGCCGGCGCTGTGGTGGGCATCTGGGCCATGTGTTCGATGACGGGCCGCGCCCGACCGGGTTGCGGTACTGCATGAATGGTGTGGCGATGAATTTCATTGAGGGCACTTCATGA
- the msrA gene encoding peptide-methionine (S)-S-oxide reductase MsrA, which translates to MKIAMEKMVAGGVAAAIAALTITAVLSLDRPVMAAPAGHVALPAPQGPAVLAQPNVQRAQVVFAGGCFWGVQGVFQHMKGVENAVSGYIGGSAGDARYERVGTGQTGHAEAVQVTYDPAQVSYAQLMQVFFSVAHDPTQLNRQGPDHGTQYRSAVYADSPAQRAATVAYIAQLQQARVYPAKVMTQVDGGKPFFRAEGYHQNYLTLHPDNLYIRINDLPKVEALKQQYPTLYREKPRLVATVSVR; encoded by the coding sequence ATGAAGATCGCAATGGAAAAGATGGTGGCGGGCGGCGTTGCTGCCGCGATTGCCGCACTGACGATCACCGCGGTGCTCAGCCTGGATCGCCCGGTGATGGCGGCACCCGCCGGTCACGTGGCGCTGCCGGCTCCGCAGGGTCCGGCGGTGCTGGCACAGCCCAATGTGCAGCGCGCGCAGGTGGTGTTTGCCGGCGGCTGCTTCTGGGGTGTTCAGGGCGTGTTCCAGCACATGAAAGGGGTTGAGAATGCAGTGTCGGGTTACATCGGCGGCAGCGCCGGCGACGCCCGCTACGAACGCGTGGGCACTGGGCAGACCGGTCATGCCGAAGCCGTGCAGGTGACCTACGATCCGGCCCAGGTGAGCTACGCACAGCTGATGCAGGTGTTCTTCTCGGTCGCACACGACCCGACCCAGCTCAACCGGCAGGGCCCCGACCACGGCACCCAGTATCGCTCAGCCGTGTATGCCGACAGCCCAGCGCAGCGCGCGGCCACCGTGGCCTATATCGCCCAGCTGCAACAGGCACGCGTGTACCCGGCCAAGGTGATGACGCAGGTGGACGGCGGCAAGCCGTTCTTCCGTGCCGAGGGCTACCACCAGAACTACCTCACCCTTCACCCGGACAACCTGTACATCCGCATCAACGACCTGCCCAAGGTGGAGGCACTGAAACAACAGTACCCCACCCTGTACCGGGAGAAACCGCGGCTGGTGGCCACGGTTTCGGTGCGGTAA
- a CDS encoding GAF domain-containing protein, producing MFTSSSLTGSKPEQYGQLLAQARALVHGESDRIANAANLSALVYHALPELNWAGFYFFDGTELVVGPFQGLPACVRIPLSKGVCGAAASTRTTQRIEDVDAFPGHIACDSASRSELVVPLFKGDTLIGVFDLDSPVLARFDADDQAGLEAIAAVFVEALG from the coding sequence ATGTTTACCTCTTCCTCGCTTACCGGCAGCAAGCCGGAACAGTACGGCCAGCTGCTGGCCCAGGCCCGCGCCCTGGTGCACGGTGAATCGGACCGCATCGCCAATGCCGCCAACCTGTCGGCGCTGGTGTACCACGCCCTGCCCGAGCTGAACTGGGCCGGCTTCTACTTCTTCGACGGCACCGAGCTGGTGGTTGGCCCGTTCCAGGGCCTGCCGGCCTGCGTGCGCATTCCGCTGAGCAAGGGCGTCTGCGGGGCGGCCGCGTCCACCCGCACCACCCAGCGCATTGAAGACGTGGACGCTTTCCCAGGCCATATCGCCTGCGATTCGGCCTCGCGCTCGGAACTGGTCGTGCCGCTGTTCAAGGGCGACACCCTGATCGGCGTGTTCGACCTGGACAGCCCGGTGCTGGCCCGCTTCGATGCCGACGACCAGGCTGGGCTGGAAGCCATTGCCGCGGTGTTCGTCGAGGCCCTGGGATGA
- the bioD gene encoding dethiobiotin synthase: protein MSQGVPFPPAVYVTGTDTGIGKTFSSCALLHALRLQGLRAVGMKPVASGCEMTPEGLRNEDAVALRAASHPMPAYADLNPFALPEPLAPELAAADAGVTLSLPPIRAAFERLRAQADTVVVEGVGGWLAPLSADLDQSHLVHALQLPVVLVVGLRLGCLNHARLSAQAIAAAGATCIGWIANEVDPQMARIDDNVAMLRARLPMPYWGRLPYSPGADPVEMARHLQVPMQQF, encoded by the coding sequence ATGTCCCAAGGCGTCCCGTTCCCGCCCGCTGTCTACGTCACCGGCACCGATACCGGCATCGGCAAGACCTTCAGCAGCTGCGCCCTGCTGCACGCCCTGCGCCTGCAGGGCCTGCGCGCGGTGGGCATGAAGCCGGTCGCCAGCGGTTGTGAGATGACCCCGGAAGGCCTGCGCAATGAAGACGCCGTCGCCCTGCGCGCCGCCAGCCACCCAATGCCGGCCTACGCCGACCTCAACCCGTTCGCCCTGCCAGAACCGCTGGCCCCGGAACTGGCCGCCGCCGACGCCGGCGTGACCCTGTCGCTGCCGCCCATCCGGGCCGCGTTCGAGCGCCTGCGGGCCCAGGCCGACACCGTGGTGGTGGAAGGCGTGGGTGGCTGGCTGGCCCCGCTCAGTGCCGACCTGGACCAGTCACATCTGGTCCACGCCCTGCAGCTGCCGGTGGTGCTGGTAGTCGGCCTGCGGCTGGGCTGCCTAAATCACGCCCGGCTCAGTGCGCAGGCCATCGCCGCGGCCGGTGCGACCTGCATCGGCTGGATCGCCAACGAGGTCGACCCTCAGATGGCGCGCATCGACGACAACGTGGCGATGCTGCGCGCGCGCCTGCCGATGCCGTACTGGGGCCGGTTGCCGTATTCGCCGGGGGCGGATCCAGTCGAGATGGCCAGGCATCTGCAGGTGCCAATGCAACAATTCTGA
- a CDS encoding cytochrome c biogenesis protein DipZ, translating into MILLVLAYLGGVLTLLSPCILPVLPFVFARADRPFLRSGLPLLIGMALMFAVVASLAAVGSQWVAQANQIGRWIALVVMALFALALLLPRVADHLLSPFQRAGARLSARADAADAQGRGGVGTSLLIGVATGLLWAPCAGPILGLILTGAALQGASVGTSGLLLAYALGAATSLALALWVGGRVFNALKQRLGTTEWIRRGLGVAALLAVVAIAMGWDTGVLTRLSTVSTAKLEQGLLDVLPAKEDAAGPAMMMSAAHSGDGTLPVEGELPSLAGATDWLNSPPLDAAGLRGKVVLVDFWTYSCINCLRALPHVREWAERYRDHGLVVIGVHAPEFAFERNLGNVQRAVKDLKVTYPVAVDNDFAIWRGFNNRYWPAHYFIDAQGRIRAHHFGEGNYAQSEQIIRQLLREAGHALPDDAPSMARSMAASREGVERQADMGNLKSPETYLGHARAENFASPGGQRPDRAADYTVPGTLALNQWALGGRWTVADEDARSQAAGDRIAFRFHARDLHLVLSPGADGKPVRYRVRIDGQPPGASAGGDSAADGSGQVDGNRLYQLIRQNGEVRERTFEIEFLDPGVHAYAFTFG; encoded by the coding sequence ATGATTCTGCTTGTTCTGGCCTACTTGGGCGGCGTACTCACCCTGCTCAGCCCGTGCATTCTGCCGGTGCTGCCGTTCGTGTTCGCGCGCGCCGACCGGCCGTTCCTGCGCAGCGGGTTGCCGCTGCTGATCGGCATGGCGCTGATGTTCGCCGTGGTCGCCAGCCTCGCTGCCGTGGGCAGCCAGTGGGTGGCGCAGGCCAACCAGATCGGGCGCTGGATCGCGCTGGTGGTGATGGCGCTGTTCGCTTTGGCGCTGCTGCTGCCAAGGGTGGCGGACCACCTGCTGTCACCGTTCCAGCGTGCCGGCGCGCGGCTGAGTGCACGCGCCGATGCGGCCGACGCGCAGGGCCGAGGCGGCGTGGGCACCTCGCTGCTGATCGGCGTGGCCACCGGCCTGCTGTGGGCTCCGTGTGCGGGCCCGATTCTGGGCCTGATCCTCACCGGGGCCGCCCTGCAGGGAGCCAGCGTCGGCACCAGCGGCCTGCTGCTCGCGTATGCATTGGGCGCGGCCACCTCGCTGGCCCTGGCGCTGTGGGTGGGCGGGCGCGTGTTCAACGCACTCAAGCAGCGCCTGGGCACCACCGAATGGATCCGGCGCGGGCTGGGCGTGGCCGCGCTGCTGGCGGTGGTCGCCATCGCCATGGGCTGGGACACCGGTGTGTTGACCCGTCTCTCGACCGTCAGCACGGCCAAGCTTGAGCAGGGCCTGCTGGACGTGCTGCCGGCAAAGGAAGACGCCGCCGGCCCGGCGATGATGATGTCGGCCGCCCACAGCGGCGACGGTACTTTGCCGGTGGAGGGCGAGCTGCCTTCGCTGGCCGGAGCTACCGACTGGCTCAACAGCCCGCCGCTGGACGCCGCGGGGCTGCGCGGCAAGGTGGTGCTGGTCGACTTCTGGACCTACTCCTGCATCAACTGCCTGCGCGCCCTGCCCCACGTGCGCGAATGGGCCGAGCGTTACCGCGACCACGGCCTGGTGGTGATCGGGGTGCATGCGCCGGAGTTCGCCTTCGAGCGCAACCTCGGCAACGTGCAGCGCGCGGTGAAGGACCTGAAGGTCACCTACCCGGTGGCCGTGGACAACGACTTCGCCATCTGGCGCGGCTTCAACAACCGCTACTGGCCGGCGCACTACTTCATCGATGCGCAGGGGCGTATCCGCGCGCATCACTTCGGCGAGGGCAACTACGCGCAGTCCGAGCAGATCATCCGCCAGCTGCTGCGTGAGGCCGGGCATGCGCTGCCGGACGACGCACCGTCGATGGCGCGCAGCATGGCCGCCAGCCGCGAAGGCGTGGAGCGCCAGGCCGACATGGGCAACCTGAAGTCACCGGAAACCTATCTGGGCCATGCGCGGGCGGAGAACTTCGCCTCGCCCGGTGGGCAACGACCGGACCGAGCCGCCGATTACACCGTGCCCGGCACCCTGGCGTTGAACCAGTGGGCATTGGGTGGGCGCTGGACCGTAGCCGATGAGGATGCCCGTTCGCAAGCCGCCGGCGACCGCATTGCGTTCCGCTTCCATGCCCGCGACCTGCACCTGGTGCTGTCGCCGGGAGCGGATGGCAAACCGGTTCGTTACCGCGTGCGCATTGATGGCCAACCGCCGGGTGCCAGCGCCGGGGGCGACAGCGCCGCCGACGGCAGCGGCCAGGTGGATGGCAACCGGCTGTATCAGCTGATCCGCCAGAACGGCGAGGTGCGCGAGCGCACCTTCGAGATCGAGTTCCTCGACCCCGGCGTGCATGCCTACGCCTTCACCTTCGGTTGA
- a CDS encoding LysR family transcriptional regulator, translating into MDRMTAMTVFVEVVERGSLTAAAEALDMSRAMVTRYLAEVERWLGARLLHRTTRRISLTGPGEAALLRFRQMLAIGEELHGELATDNPEPHGVLRVTASVSFGQSHLAAAVAGFVQRYPLTRVELLLVDRMVNLVEERVDVAVRISRAIDPNLIARPLARCHSVLCASPAYLAAHGAPATADALAAHNCLTHHYVGKSVWQLQRDGRTVSVAVGGNISANEASLLVEAVRAGAGIAMLPIYQIGPLLESGELVQVLPDYELDEMGLHAVYASRRQLPAVMRSFLDFLVERFASEEFRLRM; encoded by the coding sequence ATGGACCGGATGACCGCGATGACGGTGTTCGTGGAGGTGGTCGAGCGCGGCAGCCTGACTGCGGCGGCCGAGGCGCTGGACATGTCGCGGGCCATGGTCACCCGCTATCTGGCCGAGGTGGAGCGCTGGCTGGGGGCGCGCCTGCTGCACCGGACCACACGCCGGATCAGTCTGACTGGCCCGGGAGAGGCCGCGCTGCTGCGGTTCCGGCAGATGTTGGCCATCGGCGAGGAACTGCACGGCGAGCTGGCCACTGACAACCCCGAACCCCACGGCGTGCTGCGGGTGACCGCCAGCGTGTCGTTCGGGCAGTCGCACCTGGCCGCGGCGGTGGCTGGATTCGTCCAGCGCTACCCGCTGACCCGGGTCGAGCTGCTGCTGGTGGACCGGATGGTGAATCTGGTGGAAGAGCGGGTGGACGTGGCGGTGCGCATCTCGCGGGCGATCGACCCGAACCTGATTGCACGGCCGCTGGCGCGGTGTCATTCGGTGCTGTGCGCATCGCCGGCGTATCTGGCCGCGCACGGCGCACCGGCCACCGCCGATGCCCTGGCCGCGCACAACTGCCTGACCCACCATTACGTGGGCAAGAGCGTGTGGCAGCTGCAGCGCGACGGGCGCACCGTGAGTGTGGCGGTGGGTGGCAACATCAGTGCGAATGAAGCCTCGTTGCTGGTGGAGGCGGTACGTGCCGGTGCGGGCATCGCGATGTTGCCGATCTACCAGATCGGGCCGCTTCTGGAATCCGGTGAGCTGGTGCAGGTGTTACCGGACTACGAACTGGACGAGATGGGGCTGCATGCGGTGTACGCCTCGCGCCGACAGTTGCCGGCGGTGATGCGCAGCTTCCTCGATTTCCTGGTGGAACGCTTCGCCAGCGAGGAATTCCGGTTACGCATGTAG
- a CDS encoding NAD(P)-dependent oxidoreductase, with amino-acid sequence MKIALVGATGNIGREITRQALERGHQVTAIVRRDTGLPAELDRAQLAIAALDDTDAMAAVIAGHDVLASAFGPRPGDDPSTVTTVTGQLVQAARQAGVPRFLMVGGAGTLEVAPGVQLVDTEGFPDAYKPVALAARQAFNLLQKVDDLDWTFYSPAAEIGPGPQKGGFRTQAKQFLVGADGHSRISYADYADAFVSEIETPQYRKQIATVAY; translated from the coding sequence ATGAAGATTGCCCTTGTTGGTGCCACAGGCAATATCGGTCGCGAAATCACCCGCCAGGCCCTGGAACGGGGCCACCAGGTCACCGCCATCGTCCGCCGCGACACCGGCCTGCCGGCCGAACTGGACCGAGCCCAGCTGGCGATTGCCGCGCTGGACGACACCGACGCGATGGCGGCCGTGATTGCCGGCCACGACGTGCTGGCCAGTGCGTTCGGCCCGCGTCCGGGCGACGACCCGTCCACCGTCACCACGGTGACCGGCCAGCTGGTGCAGGCCGCGCGCCAGGCCGGCGTGCCGCGCTTCCTGATGGTCGGCGGGGCCGGCACCCTGGAAGTGGCACCGGGCGTGCAACTGGTGGACACCGAGGGCTTCCCGGACGCGTACAAGCCGGTGGCGCTGGCCGCGCGCCAGGCGTTCAACCTGCTGCAGAAGGTGGATGACCTGGACTGGACCTTCTACTCGCCGGCCGCCGAGATTGGTCCGGGGCCGCAGAAGGGTGGGTTCCGGACGCAGGCGAAGCAGTTTCTGGTCGGGGCCGATGGGCATAGCCGGATCAGTTATGCCGATTACGCCGATGCATTTGTGAGTGAGATCGAGACGCCGCAGTACAGGAAGCAGATTGCGACTGTGGCGTATTGA
- the fabA gene encoding 3-hydroxyacyl-[acyl-carrier-protein] dehydratase FabA: MTRLNAFSREQLLASARGELFGPGSGRLPNDPMLMFDRITDIREDGGPHGKGMVRAELDIRPDLWFFGCHFIGDPVMPGCLGLDAMWQLTGFYLTWLGAPGRGRALGCGEVKFTGQVLPEAKLVSYEIDITRVINRKLVMAQADARMLVDGREIYTAKDLRVGLFTSTENF, from the coding sequence ATGACTCGTCTCAACGCGTTCTCGCGCGAACAGCTGCTGGCCAGTGCCCGCGGTGAACTGTTCGGCCCGGGCAGTGGTCGCCTGCCCAACGACCCGATGCTGATGTTCGACCGCATCACTGACATCCGCGAAGACGGCGGCCCGCACGGCAAGGGCATGGTACGCGCCGAACTGGATATCCGCCCGGACCTGTGGTTCTTCGGCTGCCACTTCATTGGCGACCCGGTGATGCCCGGCTGCCTGGGCCTGGATGCAATGTGGCAGCTGACCGGTTTCTACCTGACCTGGCTGGGCGCACCTGGCCGTGGCCGTGCGCTGGGCTGTGGCGAGGTGAAGTTCACCGGCCAGGTGCTGCCGGAAGCGAAGCTGGTCAGCTATGAAATCGACATCACCCGTGTGATCAACCGCAAGCTGGTGATGGCCCAGGCCGATGCCCGCATGCTCGTGGACGGCCGCGAGATCTACACCGCCAAAGACCTGCGTGTAGGTCTGTTCACTTCGACCGAGAACTTCTGA